AGCGTTCTTGAATTCATTCTGCGggagccgctgcctcgcgggggCACCGAACTGATGCACTGCACCCACGAGATGCATGAGTACCGAATCCCCCAATACGGAAACCCAGTCGACAATGCCTGAACGCTAGAGGTGACCAAGAGTGGTAGCGTCCGAATCCGTCTGCCGCTAGTCGATTAGTTCCTCGTGTGGATTCACATCCAGAGTCTCAACGCACAGTCGTGGAATCCGTAATCCACCACTATGTCCGAGGAAGATACgcgtcagcagcagcgctTCTACCCTACCAGTCTAGCTTGGCTAACCAGTGACGAAAAACGTCCAGCGGAGGGAGCGGGAAGACTCCGGGTGACTGTAACACTAGTGTGCCTCTAAGCATCTCCATCATTCATGGGAACGCACCACGCGCGGGGCATCAGCAGAGTTCTTTCTAACTCTGTTGCATACTACATCTTCTCTTAGGTACAGGGGGGTGCTAGCTTCGGCATGCACCGAGAAGCGGCATAAGGCTCAAGCATGTGATATCCGTCTGATGATGTGCGGTGGCGGCACCAGAGTAGGGAAGAAAGCATGACACTCCGCCACCGAAAAATACTGTGGCGCAGTAGCGACTCGGCGGCCACCTGTAGCAGAAAACCTGAAGGAGAGGCATTTCTGCCATCGGGTGCAAGATTGCTGCCGACCTGAAACAAACTTCTGCAAGGTTCCTGCTGTGAGGGGGGATTCACAACAAACCCCCCCTCCACACCTAAATGCCGTGACCGCCTGGACGCAAGTCAACGTCCTCGTCATGCTGACACAAAGTATTTTCAACAACAGATTACGGAAAAATGCACACCCCAAGCACTTCACCGCATGGCGGAGAAGTGTATCTGGACCGTCGCAATCGTCTACCACTTCAACAAGTCCGAGATCGCAACTGGCCGCATCCCGGGACTGCCTTGCAATCATATGGGCAGCCAAAGACAGTCAAATTCACCAGATGTGAGTTCGAGTCATCAAGGTCCTCAAAAAGGCCTCTCGGTCCTCGGCCGTGGCACTACATTTCTGCTGCACTTTTGCTTCGAGTGAGTGAGAAAAGCGGGAATAAACAAGTACATGGACTCATGCCGCGAGCTGAAGGACCCCAGCAGTATTCATTGAAATGAGTCCGAGGAGAGCACTCGCCGCGACCACTGGGCGGAACGCGGTAGATGTACCTGTTGGGGAGCATCACAGTTGAAACACTGGCACCGCGCGTGAGAAGTGATGCTCATGACAAGCGCGGAGTGAGCCGTACTGGAGCAGAAACTGAATGGAGATGTTTTCGCTCCCCCGCATCTGTGTTGACCGCGCACGGCTGTGGATGTTTTCCTCTTGTCgtgtcctctctcgctcgcatGTTGGGAGTTATCGGTCAGCCCGACACAGAGGACGTTCGGCAAGGTGTGCGTGGCGTTAAAAGCGCCGTTATGTGACAGTGCTTACCTGACGAAGCCACCGTGATAGTGACTGTGCACTCTGTTTTattctcgcctgcctcttgcCTGTCCACCTGCATAGTTTCTTGAGTCTTGTTCATGCATTTGAACATTATttccttctgctgctcgGGCAGCTCATCAACGGTTAGGGAGTATACGGGCTGCGACGCTGCGTCTGGCGATGTCACCTTTTCCTTCGCGAGGTTGTCTTGGGCAGTCGATACTTTTTTCAGCGTTGCTCCTTTAAGAACCTCTGAGAGCTTCTTTTCCGAATCTCCGATATATACTTGTTGCTCCGCTGTGTCATTTTTGTAATCAGGGCTAAGCTCATGCCCCTTGGAGCATTTGAAGGCTGCTGTCCCGTGGGCTGCCGAGATCGACAGCGGCAACTCCGCCTTTTCGCATGTTGGCACCCCGTCCTGATCAGTCGGCAACTCGTTTTCCATCTGCGAGTGCAATGTTGCTTGGCGGACGGCGCTGGCCTCCCGGAAGCAGAGCGCGatggcagcagcagcgccgaggcaCGCAAGAGGCAGCTTCATGGTGGACCTGTTTAAGGAAGGAACGACAAACACAAAATCGTCGTGATCGAAGCTGGAAAGCCCTGAAGAtgctgccgtcgtcgagcAGCGCGTGCAGCGCTACCACATGTGTGCGACCGCAACTCACATGGGAAAGAAATTAAGACAGCCtcaggctgcagcagctgctgtaGAACCGCCTGCCGGAGAAGCGTGCAAACTCTCTAAACGTACATGACTTCTGAGGCATCAAAGAATGACGATAGTCAACAGCCGGCCTGTCAAGTGTGGGCTCCAGAGTGCGCACTGGAGCGCACACTGGGGCGCACACTGGAGCTCACACTCGGGCGCACACTGGCGCCTAcgtgtgtctcctctgatccgccgtcgccagctgcGGAATTCGGAGCACCGAGGCACGGCTACCAAGCACGCAATATCGCTGCAACCGCACCAGTTACACCTCC
The Besnoitia besnoiti strain Bb-Ger1 chromosome VIII, whole genome shotgun sequence genome window above contains:
- a CDS encoding SAG-related sequence (encoded by transcript BESB_081700), with translation MKLPLACLGAAAAIALCFREASAVRQATLHSQMENELPTDQDGVPTCEKAELPLSISAAHGTAAFKCSKGHELSPDYKNDTAEQQVYIGDSEKKLSEVLKGATLKKVSTAQDNLAKEKVTSPDAASQPVYSLTVDELPEQQKEIMFKCMNKTQETMQVDRQEAGENKTECTVTITVASSGTSTAFRPVVAASALLGLISMNTAGVLQLAA